Proteins encoded within one genomic window of Couchioplanes caeruleus:
- a CDS encoding DUF6893 family small protein: MEVLGNIAAALTSAVAMFATVVPVRSMPDTRRHLEIRSM, encoded by the coding sequence GTGGAAGTCCTCGGCAACATCGCCGCCGCCCTGACCTCGGCAGTCGCGATGTTCGCAACCGTCGTGCCGGTCCGGTCCATGCCGGACACCCGCCGGCACCTCGAGATCCGCTCGATGTGA
- a CDS encoding DUF6084 family protein encodes MNDYRFTVLDVAAEPDAVAPQLTARLRIEETTGQQIHAIVLQCQVRIEPQRRRYDPAEQDALRGLFGERERWADTVKPFQWMQCNTTVRGFTGRTETDLPLPCTYDLEVIGTRYLHALDAGDIPLTFLFSGTVFTRGGTVFDVQQIPWACEARHALPVAVWRRMIASYFPNAGWLRLGSDMLAELAGYRSRHGLVSWDETIQRLLTAADGTTP; translated from the coding sequence ATGAACGACTACCGGTTCACCGTGCTCGACGTGGCCGCCGAGCCGGACGCAGTGGCACCGCAGTTGACCGCGCGCCTGCGCATCGAGGAGACCACCGGCCAGCAGATCCACGCCATCGTGCTGCAATGCCAGGTACGCATCGAACCGCAGCGCCGCCGCTACGACCCTGCGGAGCAGGACGCCTTGCGCGGGCTGTTCGGCGAACGGGAACGCTGGGCCGACACGGTGAAACCCTTCCAGTGGATGCAGTGCAACACCACGGTGCGGGGTTTCACCGGTCGCACGGAGACCGACCTCCCGCTGCCGTGCACCTACGACCTCGAGGTGATCGGCACCCGCTACCTGCACGCACTCGACGCCGGCGACATACCGTTGACCTTCCTCTTCTCCGGCACGGTCTTCACCCGGGGCGGCACCGTCTTCGACGTGCAGCAGATCCCGTGGGCGTGCGAGGCCCGGCACGCCCTGCCCGTCGCGGTCTGGCGGCGAATGATCGCCTCCTACTTCCCGAACGCCGGCTGGCTGCGCCTCGGCTCCGACATGTTGGCGGAACTCGCCGGCTACCGCTCCCGGCACGGACTGGTGAGCTGGGACGAGACGATCCAGAGACTGTTGACCGCGGCGGACGGGACGACCCCGTGA
- a CDS encoding DUF5947 family protein has product MVTPDPAVTPLTALRRIARSSPSPAESERCDFCAAGIESAHPHVVDLQSRALLCACRPCHLLFTDERANLRYRAVPQRHLSLPGSAVGDDVWDALQIPVGLVFLFRSSVQNRMVACYPGPAGATESELPLPAWDRMVAHTPRLGLLRPDVEALLVRRVRGADTTCHLVPIDACYELVGRLRTGWRGFDGGREAHDAMDRFFARLQALSRPAPPVGAP; this is encoded by the coding sequence ATGGTCACCCCGGACCCGGCCGTCACGCCGCTGACCGCGCTGCGCCGGATCGCCCGCAGCAGCCCTTCTCCGGCCGAGAGCGAGCGCTGCGACTTCTGCGCCGCAGGCATCGAGTCGGCCCACCCGCACGTGGTCGACCTGCAGAGCCGGGCATTGCTGTGCGCCTGCCGGCCTTGTCACCTGCTGTTCACCGACGAACGCGCGAATCTGCGCTACCGGGCCGTACCGCAGCGCCACCTGTCGCTGCCGGGCTCCGCTGTCGGCGACGATGTCTGGGACGCGCTGCAGATCCCGGTCGGCCTCGTGTTCCTGTTCCGCAGCTCGGTCCAGAACCGGATGGTCGCGTGCTATCCGGGACCGGCCGGTGCGACCGAGTCCGAGTTGCCGCTGCCGGCCTGGGACCGGATGGTGGCGCACACCCCGCGGCTGGGCCTGCTCAGGCCCGACGTCGAGGCGCTGCTCGTCCGGCGGGTCCGCGGTGCGGACACCACCTGCCACCTGGTGCCCATCGACGCCTGCTATGAACTGGTCGGACGGCTCCGCACGGGGTGGCGCGGCTTCGACGGCGGACGCGAGGCGCACGACGCGATGGACCGGTTCTTCGCCCGGCTGCAGGCGCTCAGCCGCCCCGCCCCACCGGTCGGTGCGCCATGA
- a CDS encoding nickel-dependent hydrogenase large subunit produces MTQNRETELVDMAWDPITRIVGSLGIYTKIDFKQRIVAQCRSTSSIFRGYSIFMKGKDPRDAHFITSRICGICGDNHATCSCYAQNMAYRVKPPHLGEWIVNLGEAAEYMFDHNIFQENLVGVDYCEKMVAETNPGVLAAADRTESPHAGDHGHRTIGDIMRSLNPFTGAFYREALQVSRLTREMFCLMEGRHVHPSTLYPGGVGTVATIQLMTDYLSRLMRYVEFMKKVVPMHDDLFDFFYQALPGYEQVGNRRILLGCWGSFQDPEHCNFEYADMTDWGRKMYVTPGIVVDGKLVTTDLVKINLGIRILLGSSYYDDWAEQEMFVTHDPLGNPVDRRHPWNQHTNPRPQKRDLEDKYSWVMSPRWYDGRDYLALDTGGGPLARLWSTALAGLVDIGYVRSTGSSVQINLPKTALKGPVELEWKIPRWSNTIERNRARTYFQAYAAACALHFAEKALVEIRAGRTRTWESFEVPDEGIGCGFTEAVRGALSHHMVIRDGKIANYHPYPPTPWNASPRDIFGTPGPYEDAVQGQPIFEENDREHFKGIDIMRTVRSFDPCLPCGVHMYLGGGRKLELLHSPTQSPGGE; encoded by the coding sequence ATGACCCAGAACCGGGAGACCGAACTCGTCGACATGGCGTGGGACCCGATCACCCGCATCGTCGGAAGCCTCGGCATCTACACCAAAATCGACTTCAAGCAGCGGATCGTCGCGCAGTGTCGGAGCACCAGCTCGATCTTCCGTGGCTACTCGATCTTCATGAAGGGCAAGGACCCGCGCGACGCCCACTTCATCACGAGCCGGATCTGCGGGATCTGCGGTGACAACCACGCCACCTGCTCCTGCTACGCGCAGAACATGGCATACCGGGTGAAGCCGCCGCACCTCGGCGAGTGGATAGTCAACCTCGGCGAGGCCGCTGAGTACATGTTCGACCACAACATCTTCCAGGAGAACCTGGTCGGGGTGGACTACTGCGAGAAGATGGTCGCCGAGACGAACCCGGGCGTGCTGGCGGCGGCCGACCGCACCGAGTCACCCCACGCCGGCGACCACGGGCACCGCACCATCGGCGACATCATGCGCTCGCTGAACCCGTTCACCGGCGCGTTCTACCGCGAGGCCCTGCAGGTCAGCCGGCTGACCCGGGAGATGTTCTGCCTGATGGAGGGCCGCCACGTGCACCCGTCCACCCTGTACCCCGGCGGTGTCGGCACGGTCGCGACCATCCAGTTGATGACCGACTATCTGAGCCGGCTCATGCGCTACGTGGAGTTCATGAAGAAGGTCGTGCCGATGCACGACGACCTGTTCGACTTCTTCTACCAGGCGCTGCCCGGCTACGAGCAGGTCGGTAACCGGCGCATCCTGCTGGGCTGCTGGGGCTCGTTCCAAGATCCTGAACACTGCAACTTCGAGTACGCCGACATGACCGACTGGGGTCGCAAGATGTACGTCACCCCCGGCATCGTCGTGGACGGCAAACTCGTCACCACGGACCTGGTGAAGATCAACCTGGGTATCCGGATCCTGCTCGGCTCGTCGTACTACGACGACTGGGCGGAGCAGGAGATGTTCGTGACGCACGACCCGCTGGGCAACCCGGTTGACCGCCGCCACCCCTGGAACCAACACACCAATCCCAGGCCGCAGAAACGCGATCTGGAGGACAAGTACAGCTGGGTGATGTCGCCCCGCTGGTACGACGGCAGGGACTACCTCGCGCTGGACACCGGCGGCGGCCCGCTGGCCAGGCTGTGGTCCACCGCGCTTGCCGGCCTGGTGGACATCGGCTATGTGCGTTCGACGGGTTCCAGCGTCCAGATCAACCTGCCGAAGACCGCGCTCAAGGGGCCGGTGGAGCTGGAGTGGAAGATCCCGCGGTGGAGCAACACCATCGAACGCAACCGCGCCCGCACCTACTTCCAGGCATACGCGGCAGCCTGCGCGCTGCACTTCGCCGAGAAGGCCCTCGTCGAGATCCGCGCCGGGCGCACCCGGACATGGGAGTCGTTCGAGGTGCCCGACGAGGGCATCGGCTGCGGATTCACCGAAGCGGTCCGCGGCGCGCTCTCGCACCACATGGTGATCCGCGACGGGAAGATCGCGAACTATCATCCGTACCCTCCGACGCCGTGGAACGCCAGCCCGCGAGACATCTTCGGCACTCCCGGGCCCTACGAGGACGCGGTGCAGGGACAGCCGATCTTCGAGGAGAACGACCGCGAGCACTTCAAGGGCATCGACATCATGCGTACGGTGCGCAGCTTCGACCCGTGTCTGCCCTGCGGCGTACACATGTATCTCGGCGGCGGCCGGAAGCTGGAGCTGCTGCACTCGCCGACGCAGTCCCCAGGGGGCGAGTGA
- a CDS encoding hydrogenase maturation nickel metallochaperone HypA, translating to MHELSIARSIVETVCERAGDRPVHTVTVRVGALTAVVPDALRFCFALAVEGTVADGARLAVEHRPGTLRCRRCGTDARIDDPILLCPCGSADVAVIAGRELQIVSMEVG from the coding sequence ATGCATGAACTGTCGATCGCTCGGAGCATCGTCGAGACGGTGTGCGAGCGGGCCGGTGACCGGCCGGTCCACACCGTCACGGTCCGGGTCGGAGCATTGACCGCGGTGGTGCCGGACGCCCTGCGGTTCTGTTTCGCCCTCGCCGTCGAGGGCACCGTCGCCGACGGCGCCCGGCTCGCCGTCGAGCACCGCCCCGGCACCCTGCGCTGCCGACGGTGCGGGACCGACGCCCGGATCGACGACCCGATCCTGCTGTGCCCGTGCGGCAGCGCCGACGTGGCGGTCATAGCCGGCCGGGAGCTGCAGATCGTCTCGATGGAAGTGGGCTGA
- the hypB gene encoding hydrogenase nickel incorporation protein HypB, translating to MCATCGCGDHHHQHPATETVTLEEKVLAKNDALAERVRNRLAERGIIAVNLMSSPGSGKTTLLERTIRELDGRRPIAVVEGDQETPLDADRIRRTGCAVVQVNTGAGCHLDAAMMNDALDALDPATGSLLFVENVGNLICPALFDLGEGDKVVIISVTEGTDKPLKYPYMFRAADLVLINKIDLLPYVDFDLDACRRHIAAVNPGARVLTLSATRGDNLASWYAWLAGPTDRRGSAWAGGARPDTGPHRTSYGTPAAPGRPGHSSRSVR from the coding sequence ATGTGTGCGACCTGTGGATGCGGCGACCATCATCACCAGCACCCCGCCACCGAGACGGTCACCCTCGAGGAGAAGGTGCTGGCCAAGAACGACGCGCTCGCCGAGCGGGTACGCAACCGGTTGGCGGAGCGCGGCATCATCGCGGTGAACCTGATGAGCTCGCCCGGCTCGGGCAAGACCACCCTGCTCGAACGAACCATCCGCGAGCTGGACGGACGCCGACCGATCGCCGTCGTCGAGGGGGACCAGGAGACGCCGCTGGACGCGGACCGGATCAGGCGGACCGGCTGTGCCGTGGTGCAGGTGAACACCGGCGCCGGCTGCCACCTCGACGCCGCGATGATGAACGACGCGCTGGACGCGCTGGACCCGGCCACTGGCTCGCTCCTGTTCGTGGAGAACGTCGGCAACCTGATCTGCCCCGCGCTGTTCGACCTCGGCGAGGGCGACAAGGTGGTGATCATCTCGGTGACCGAGGGAACCGACAAACCGCTCAAGTACCCGTACATGTTCCGGGCGGCGGATCTGGTCCTGATCAACAAGATCGATCTGCTGCCGTACGTCGACTTCGACCTCGACGCATGTCGCCGGCACATCGCCGCGGTCAATCCCGGCGCCCGGGTACTCACCCTCTCCGCCACGCGGGGCGACAACCTCGCCTCGTGGTACGCATGGCTCGCCGGCCCGACCGACAGGCGAGGCTCGGCTTGGGCCGGCGGCGCCAGACCTGATACAGGCCCGCACCGGACGTCGTACGGAACACCCGCAGCACCCGGTCGGCCCGGACATAGCTCGAGATCTGTGCGGTGA
- a CDS encoding NifU family protein, with translation MEITRTAPEAAAERIDQLLAELRGRPDRRAADLAEELIRCLVQLYGAGLTRIAAGLGADQLEDLCADPLVESLLLVHDLHPMDTGTRIRRALERLRDPGLEYLGVDEAGVVRVRLPAGGGCPSSRQAVVHRIESIVMQAAPEVTDVVVEAPTPALPLLQVSVRPGGPITR, from the coding sequence GTGGAGATCACGAGGACGGCACCCGAGGCGGCCGCGGAGCGTATCGACCAGCTCCTGGCGGAGTTGCGCGGGCGGCCCGATCGGCGCGCGGCCGACCTCGCCGAGGAGCTGATCCGCTGCCTGGTGCAGCTCTACGGCGCCGGGCTGACCCGGATCGCGGCAGGGCTCGGCGCGGACCAGCTCGAGGATCTCTGCGCCGATCCGCTGGTGGAGAGCCTGCTGCTGGTGCACGACCTCCATCCGATGGACACCGGCACCCGGATCCGGCGCGCCCTGGAGCGGCTGCGGGATCCCGGGCTGGAATACCTGGGCGTCGACGAGGCCGGAGTGGTACGCGTACGCCTGCCCGCCGGCGGCGGCTGTCCGTCGTCCCGGCAGGCGGTGGTGCACCGGATCGAATCGATCGTCATGCAGGCGGCCCCCGAGGTGACCGACGTCGTCGTGGAGGCGCCGACCCCCGCGCTGCCGCTGCTGCAGGTGTCGGTACGGCCCGGCGGGCCGATCACCCGATAG
- a CDS encoding hydrogenase expression protein HypE, translating into MNVSPLDGDEQVLHVLWMNGGLSCDGESVALTAATQPSIEDLVLGALPGLPRIALHWPFFGFENGPDGSADSFIEWFHRADRGELEPFILIVEGSVPDENNKEQGYWSGFGTDPRTEQPITTTEWLDRLAPKATAVMAVGTCAAYGGIHAMAGNPTGAMGVPDHLGWEWKSKTGLPLVCVPGCPTHPDNLSETILHLLYQISGQARTIPLDEALRPRWLFEATVHSGCDRASAYDQSDFATGYGSSNCLVKVGCWGQVVRCNVAKRGWINGVGGCPNVGGICIGCTMPGFPDKFMPFMEVPAAGAVPSGETYAPVVRTLRGFTVRMPAT; encoded by the coding sequence GTGAACGTCTCACCCCTCGACGGCGATGAGCAGGTATTACACGTCCTCTGGATGAACGGCGGTCTGAGCTGCGACGGCGAGTCGGTGGCGTTGACTGCGGCGACCCAGCCCAGCATCGAGGATCTCGTGCTGGGTGCCCTACCGGGCCTTCCGCGGATCGCGCTGCACTGGCCGTTCTTCGGGTTCGAGAACGGCCCGGACGGTAGCGCCGACAGCTTCATCGAATGGTTCCATCGCGCCGACCGCGGCGAGCTGGAGCCGTTCATCCTGATCGTCGAGGGGTCCGTGCCGGACGAGAACAACAAGGAGCAGGGTTACTGGAGCGGGTTCGGCACCGATCCGCGGACCGAGCAGCCCATCACCACCACCGAGTGGCTGGACCGGCTGGCGCCGAAGGCGACGGCGGTGATGGCGGTCGGCACCTGCGCGGCGTACGGCGGCATCCATGCGATGGCCGGCAACCCCACCGGCGCGATGGGCGTCCCGGACCACCTCGGCTGGGAGTGGAAGTCCAAGACCGGGTTGCCGCTGGTCTGCGTGCCGGGTTGCCCGACCCACCCGGACAACCTGTCCGAGACCATCCTCCACCTGCTCTACCAGATCAGCGGGCAGGCTCGGACGATCCCGCTCGACGAGGCGTTGCGGCCGCGCTGGTTGTTCGAGGCGACCGTGCACTCCGGGTGCGACCGGGCCTCCGCCTACGACCAGAGCGACTTCGCGACCGGGTACGGGTCGTCGAACTGCCTCGTCAAGGTGGGGTGCTGGGGTCAGGTGGTGCGGTGCAACGTCGCGAAACGAGGGTGGATCAACGGGGTCGGCGGCTGTCCGAACGTGGGCGGGATCTGCATCGGATGCACCATGCCCGGGTTTCCCGACAAGTTCATGCCCTTCATGGAAGTGCCGGCGGCCGGTGCTGTGCCGTCCGGTGAGACTTACGCGCCGGTCGTGCGGACGCTTCGCGGCTTCACCGTACGGATGCCGGCGACCTGA
- a CDS encoding helix-turn-helix domain-containing protein, giving the protein MSPSPGLGEEDIEVLPVVVVSQTFRARPSALPDIRDLFRRQLTASPVSDEDVRTLCDRVADVLLEVAGTNGAIQISLRIFPTSAEVDVLMALDREPVPGRGTTPALRPGDPTGVGTDPVPDRGAPIAQSRPESKPPLAMPAPKRAEGSFATWLSARLRAEGMSMEMAARALQVSTKTISRWVSGTTEPRLRDLYRIRHVFGEPPLH; this is encoded by the coding sequence ATGTCGCCGTCTCCGGGGTTGGGCGAGGAAGACATCGAGGTCTTGCCGGTCGTGGTGGTCTCCCAGACGTTCCGGGCGCGCCCCTCCGCGCTGCCCGACATTCGTGACCTCTTCCGCCGACAGCTCACCGCTAGTCCGGTGTCCGACGAGGACGTCCGCACGCTGTGCGACCGGGTCGCCGACGTCCTCCTGGAGGTTGCCGGCACGAATGGCGCCATTCAGATCTCATTGCGGATCTTTCCCACGTCGGCGGAGGTGGACGTGCTCATGGCCCTGGACCGCGAGCCGGTGCCCGGCCGTGGGACCACTCCGGCGCTGCGCCCCGGCGATCCGACCGGGGTCGGCACCGATCCGGTGCCCGACCGCGGAGCCCCGATCGCGCAATCGCGGCCCGAGTCCAAGCCACCGCTCGCCATGCCGGCCCCGAAGAGGGCCGAAGGGTCCTTCGCCACCTGGCTCTCCGCCAGGCTGCGAGCCGAGGGCATGTCCATGGAAATGGCGGCTCGCGCACTGCAGGTGTCGACGAAGACGATCAGCCGCTGGGTCAGCGGCACCACCGAACCCCGCCTCCGCGACCTCTACCGGATCCGCCACGTCTTCGGCGAACCCCCGCTCCACTGA
- a CDS encoding MBL fold metallo-hydrolase codes for MTGGTHPIDFTAAPSQGRSLDVRWIHGSESAKHNTDPDIQVHAYDAHTLILRQNMAVHCEAPFLFLLFGNDRAVLLDTGATAAAEFFPLRRTVDDLVGRWLAAHPRDRYELLVLHTHAHGDHVAGDGQFAGRPDTVVVGADRATAWAYLGLGADLDRVTTLDLGGRVLECLASPGHHEAAVTFYDAFTGFLFTGDTVYPGRLYVQDWAAFRDTIDRLVRFTETRAVSHVLGCHIEMTTTPGVDYPIRTTYQPDEPPLQMSPRRLRDVRAAIDEVDGRTGRHPYADFVICWEP; via the coding sequence ATGACCGGAGGCACGCACCCGATCGACTTCACCGCGGCACCCTCGCAGGGGCGCAGCCTCGACGTGCGGTGGATCCACGGCTCGGAGTCGGCCAAGCACAACACCGACCCCGACATCCAGGTGCACGCGTACGACGCCCACACCCTCATCCTGCGACAGAACATGGCGGTCCACTGCGAGGCGCCCTTCCTGTTCCTGCTGTTCGGCAACGACCGTGCCGTCCTGCTCGACACCGGGGCCACCGCCGCCGCGGAGTTCTTCCCGTTGCGCCGTACCGTCGACGACCTGGTGGGGCGGTGGCTGGCCGCACACCCCCGCGACCGGTATGAGCTGCTGGTCCTGCACACGCACGCCCACGGCGACCACGTCGCCGGCGACGGGCAGTTCGCCGGCCGGCCGGACACCGTCGTCGTGGGGGCCGACCGCGCCACGGCGTGGGCGTACCTCGGACTGGGCGCCGATCTGGACCGGGTGACCACACTTGACCTGGGCGGACGGGTGTTGGAATGCCTGGCCAGCCCCGGCCACCACGAGGCGGCGGTGACCTTCTACGACGCTTTCACCGGCTTCCTGTTCACCGGTGACACCGTCTATCCCGGACGCCTGTACGTGCAGGACTGGGCGGCCTTCCGCGACACGATCGACCGGCTCGTGCGGTTCACCGAGACGCGCGCGGTCAGCCACGTCCTCGGCTGCCACATCGAGATGACCACCACGCCCGGCGTCGACTACCCGATCCGCACCACCTACCAGCCCGACGAGCCGCCGCTGCAGATGAGCCCTCGGCGGCTGCGTGACGTCCGCGCAGCCATCGACGAGGTGGACGGGCGGACCGGCCGACACCCCTACGCCGACTTCGTCATCTGCTGGGAACCGTGA